Sequence from the Sander lucioperca isolate FBNREF2018 chromosome 16, SLUC_FBN_1.2, whole genome shotgun sequence genome:
CCCTGGTGTTAAATCTACTCTGAAGCAGCAATGCAGGACGTGTGAATTAGgactgcacgatatgaggaaaagctgcgatgtgcgataacattgtttaatattgcgatgacgatatgacttgcgataaatattcaaatgtgaatattagctatactgttcccacgtcttagtgctttaataggttctttgcgaacctaaacattgaatagcctattcccactgaataaagaaatcaaatagatcatttttgacatgcttttattgaactaattacacataaatgaggcattataactataagaaattaacgttcgacgaaaatcttttaaactgaccttttgttgatctgaaatgaagacagattccgcaactgcacggcctatttctctcttaaaatgttttcagaaacacgtttcggtgaactattttagtccaatatgagatcggattctgaacgagccgccatgacagtctggctgggaATTccccaagggggtcagcttctcctcggaccgcgaacctcctatggcgctattttaatgctacaaagcgatcaccccccgttagcattccattgactgccattcattctgacgtcactttgacagagaataactttacatctgaagagtttaaagactctatttgtccgttgtttatttctaaagaaacacgacaatgtataaaaggctccattaccttgtacctcacgttatggctccgtagcagacgtttttataaaaataggctaacgattgggtcataaccacgagacttactgtctcatagtagaggaattaccgtatagtacaggagaagctctcaggcagtttggacttccattagctgtttaagtttaattactaatgttaactatcattttagtgatcaataattagcctgtgtctatgttatctccttacatatacctacgctctccgtctctgctagattgggaatgattgagatttctcttggcacagctaccagaagacttccaactttcagacaggttgctcacgtcacatctacgtcttcaagctcagttggaggctgctcagtaacgctcagccatcaccgggaaagagacttcactggtctccgtccagagacacgggacctgttggtccgttcttatatacagtctatggaatttctggagaaaaaagaaccacatgacgcgttcgtccaatcagctgccggtattcattttctgtgaaataatcagactgttaatggaaacaatacagagcagcgccgcctgctgctatggagatgtattacgcttcgcgtcgtctcagtgtgtaaactgttttcccTTATTCATCGTGTCAGGATGTCTGTTGCGATGTGTTCATCGCGCTAgttcatatcgcgatgacgatgacAATTCGatgtatcgttcagccctagtgtgaATGCAGCCTAAAGCAGCCTTTAGAAACTTCAACAGGTCTGTGGTGAACCGTGGGCTTCGTCTTAGAGCTACGCTTCCTTCTGACTAACAACAGAAGCTTGTTAACTACTAACAAAACCCCAGATATATTTAGTCTACAGTCATTGAAgacaaacaaaatcaacatatcCTTAAATTTGAGGAACTGTCTTCTTAAAATTGTTGCTGAATCATTTTCAGTGTTGGATTTTGCCACGTTTAATGGAATTGTAGATGTTAAATTGTACAAATATTCACACTGTGTTTCAGCTTTACCTCAAGATGTTCTGGAAGTGATTGTTGgtgaagaggagcagcaggagtgtagctccagtgtggaccagcaggaggcagagccccccccacacattaaagaggaacaggaggaactgtggagcagtcaggagggagagcagcttcaagggctggaggaggctgatatcaccaagttcccattcactcctgtccctgtgaagagtgaagatgatgaagaggaagctcagtcctcacagcttcatcagagacaaactcaacacatggaaacagaaggtAATTGTGATGTTTTGAAGGAGAGCGGAGAACCTCCGTCAGGTTTGAGAAGTCATGAGACTGTGTGTTGATGTGATCACACAGCAAACATTAACGCTTATAGACAAATAATCAGTGCAACTGTCTTCTGTTATCAGAGCctgtggaagcatgtagatgttaagctctattgtgtaagaatttcttccatctagcggtgaaattgtatatgacaaccaactgaatattactttctagcccctcttATTCCGAGCACATTTTAACTCCTACTGTGGCCGTATTATTTAAGAAGTATGACtttgtaataatagttttacgttattttggtaccatttcattgctaacatcagctatcaggttcccaaacacatgcaagctaatgttagtaaagtatcagtgctatcgttattctgtatattgtatgagattaatagtgtaaggcaatgtttacagcttaagagagaagcaacggaggtttgtgtttttcatatatttctctgagcagtatgaacaatcATGTCAATGAAAACCGAAAAaacgtttacacgcagctgttctagctgtaactagtctgtgttacaactccattacgtgagttgtctgccagggaaatcacgacacatatgattacgtttatgttacaaggtatACTATAAAACTTCGAATTTACACAAAGGCAGAATTACCTGTCTAGAAGAAAGCCGGCAACTTCAGGGTccctttttaaaatccttgctcttTATGAggtctttccatcttggaaaagccactccaatattaactttggtattgttgctttgcctgtcgcgctgtcgttttaattctctttttaacttccttggcgactccgttacatgtcctctccctccctggcattcgtcacggtgccactgagtataaaagcgcgaaaggctgaggtatgtccctctttggctagtgtattttaaagatggaggcgcaacgtGGCGGCTGTcattcgagcgagtcgctcgtatgtattctgaatgattctgaacgGCAGATTCTATACATacaagaatactttgattagttggtggaagtaattacacatgaatcagcacatatttgtgaaagaacaaaaggggctttgctaagaatcaactcaaaaaattacacaatggagctttaaacagaagaggccccagaatggagccttggggaactccgcattTCATATTTGTCTGCTCAGATGTTTatctatagacacaaagtagtccctattctttaagtaGGATTCAAACTAGACCAGAAAATTAAATAAGAATAAGATAAGCCTGAGGAATAATATAGTACTTATACAGCACTCGGGCTGAAAGTTAAAATGCAGAAAcgtgaaatatatattttttttaccacgTAAAGAGCTTTGAAAAGAGACTCTGTACTGTTCatgctgtttctctgtgtctgtgttaacatctctctctgtgtgtttcctgcagatgttgagcagctgtcggtggttaaagaagaggttccccctgagcagcaggagtgtagctccagtgtgaaACAGGAGGAGCCAGAggcccccccacacattaaagaggaacaggaggaactgtggagcagtcaggagggagagcagcttcaagggctggaggaggctgatatcaccaagttcctattcactcctgtccctgtgaagagtgaagatgatgaagaggaagctcagtcctcacagcttcatcaaagacaaactcaacacatggaaacaggagctgatggagaggactgtggaggaccagaaccagccaggaactcacatccacttttacaaccagagactgaagaccagactggagactcttcagAGACTGAAGTCAGTGACGGTGATTGGGAGGAGAGCACTCAGTCaggtttaaactctctgaaacatgattcgaggtgtaagaaaacattcagctgctctgagtgtgggagaagATTTGGCCGCAAGTCACATCTGAAGatacacatgagaatccacacaggagagaaaccttttAGTTGCTCAttttgtaagaaatcttttacacagagaggaagtttacagaaacacatgacAGTCCACACAAGAGAGAAAACAtttagctgcagtgtttgtaacaaaagatttgcctGGTGTCTACAGCTCAAAAGACATAAATGTGTCGGGCGTCAGTcatcacagcttcatcagagtcaaactgaggagaacagagaggcagagtctgaacctcagtcagctttaaactctctgaaacatgattcaaggcGTGATGAatcattcagctgctctgagtgtgggagaagATTTGGCCAAAAGGGAAATCTAAACAGACACATGatgactcacacaggagaaaaaccttttagctgctcagtctgtaatgAATCTTTTGCACAGAAAGGAGATGTACagagacacatgagaactcatACAGGAGAGATGCctctcagctgctctgagtgtgggagaagATTTAAGGACAGGAGAAATCTGATGAGACAcgtgagaactcacacaggagaaaaacctttcagctgcatGTTTTGTAAGAAGTCTTTCACACAGAGAGGAaatttacagacacacataatCATCCACACCGGAGAgaagcctttcagctgctcGGTCTGTACGAAATCTTTTGCCCGGATCGGAGACTTACAGAGACACAGgagaactcacacaggtgaGAGGCCGTTCAGCTGCACAGTCTGTAGCAAATCTTTCACACAGAGTGGAGATGTGCAGAGACACATGAGCGTCCacaggaaagaagaagaagaaggaggaggaggacgaagaTGAAGACCAACTACACACAGCTTATTCCAGCAGGGCTGCTGTCTGGCTGCAaccaacgattattttcattgtttgttaaagggtaactttgttgtttttcaacctggaccctgtgTTTTCTATGCACATGTGTCTAAAGCACTATTCGCACGGGATTAGTATCACCTGGTGACCTCTAGTTATTTGTAATAATTAAAGACgttgtctgtgatcttaatcccgtGTCTGTAAGTTGTGAAGAAAAAATTCCCCCGCAATTGTCCGTATTCCCCCGAACACTGATGATAACATTAGTCCTGTGTGAATCGACGTGTGATTTGGCAGGGTTGTATatcatttttcaatgtttatgaTTCCTGTGCGCCTTTTTTATCCGTCTGGCAACAGCCAACGTAGTCTGGTCCACTGTCAACCAGAGACCTCCGTCCCCGAGTTGACGAGCTCCCCGCGGCTTCCTCCGAGGGctgacggtgatgctgtgtgggcGCCACTGCGGCGGTGATGATAGGGTATGAGCCTACGGTAACCTCTAACGGGCCTGACCCAAAAAGATACAGAACCCCGAAACGAGTGTGGTGCAGCGGCCTCGCCCTGGCCGTCCTCCGGGCGCCTCCGGGTACCCAACTCGCGGGTACAGATATGTCAGTAAATTCAAGTAAAAGCATGCCTCGCTTATCGTGTGCGAATGCCCCACAAGAAACTCAGATGTGGGGAGGGTAATTTCTAAATTACACGAGGTCCCCAGATGATACTAAACCTGTGCGAATAGGGCTTAAGTGACTGGCTCAGTGTTGAgtgtgaacgctgtaaccggcagcccgtgaaccgggctgcaatgtaaccctacgcGACAAATGTTTGAGTTAGCATCCACTAAATGTTACAGAGTGGTCTGGCTGCAGACAGCCACTGTGGAGGTCGCTTTCTGCTCCACCGTCAGGCGGATCAGGACAGAAAATAACGTTCGgaaatcaggggtcttcaaagttttttaagccaaggagcCCTTAACTGTAagagagacggatcagggaccccctgtTGTAAAAGattaagttgcataataaactgggcctacactAACaagtagggcggcctaaagcctttatacatgaGTTTTTTTGCATAGTATTACTATTAAAATACccaaataattgttggcatgattttatgaatcatgtttttattgttgaaCAGACAaaaaactggatctgtgaaagGCTACCTTACCTAGGCCAGTCAGCCTAtcagcagtggggatttatattttgtagtattgttttattatatagtgtggtctagaccagtggttcccaacctggggtccggggacccctcaggggggcggcaaagatcacagggggggcgcaagtctttatctggtttgaggttgaggtaaaaacattttttaaatgttaaacaaattatgataatacactagaatatataatgtatacaaaagtctgtataaaaactatatatttttgttctcgcttaacattgtaggcaggctacttagtaggccaaacctccgggacctcttaacctgggaccctgctgtcatcaggtcagctgctagctgctagctgctagctgctatcatccttgtttttcctgccgccacggcatcactattttatgaatgaaacatggcggagaaacgtaaaagtgctgataactcctctgtatcaaaaaagataGTAAGgctctcgagagttacctcgaCTTCGGTTttggagggggggctcagcttttcttagacataagtaaggggggcgccaaggataaaaggttgggaaccactggtctagaccagtgtactttagaggactgcaggggttacgggacattttttgcaaaatgtttttcagttacaaggctgtagttacttctactgtctcttttttttctccaaatttgtctctttttttcaaagtttttgtcgctgtttttgaagtttgtaaatagggctgaacgattaattgcatttgcgataatatcgcgatatgttaaaacgcgatttcctgattagcggttagctccggtggaggagctgccactgagaggggtaacagtcagactgataaatgacgttcggggagctttcacagcagcgtggccgccgtgtttcaacagttttattagtccAGTTAATCCCAtaatattattctttgttgaataatacagaagacaaagagcttaaaaaaataatcgaatcgcaatatttggggaaaaaatcgcaattagattattttcaaaaatcgttcagccctatttgtaacctttttcaaggttttgtcgtttgttttgacctattcttgcttTTCTtgcttactttttttattttttcttcacttttttctgtcgccctagtgttgccttccttccgtctttttccaaggtttttcgccttttctcatcagcatttaaatattttccaggtccaaggctgttgtttagtaaacctatcgctgacatcgctgtattcttcctctttatatagactttttttttttctaccaaaagtTATTTGCGCTGGTtggggggtacatggcttaaaaacactgttcaaagggggaacattattgaaaaagcTGGAGAACCAGTGCTCTATGGTGAAAACCCAGCGCAAAGCACAGTGTGTGATCTAGACCTGCTGCATCTGTACAGTGtgctgagataactcctgttatgatttgatgctGTAAATAAAGTTGATTTGAAGGTACCGTTGGCCAATCAAGAGTTGAGTTGGTGCTTGATGCTTTTGGACAATAAATGATATAGTTAAACAATGAACAAATCTGAAATTAACAGCAGACAATAACAGCAAGTAACATTACTAATAATACATACATGTAATTTATAAATTAATATAATTTATTCCACCAGTCTTTCTTTCTTCAATgattgcatttttatttatttcatgaggATTTATTTTGTCACACTAGAGAGAAAAGACCGGCAGTAACCGTTTCCCAGCTTGTCTGGCTCTTAATGTGAttgtcattctttttatttatttatttttttctttagggacagtgcatattaataaatatttctgtcaatatgccagaattagccagaAGGCTATTATCATCTGCAGTCTCCAGTGATTCTCTGCTCTGTGATCTTCAGCTCATTAGACAGTCGGttagctccatctagtggacagAGAGCAGAACTCCATCTTATTACTCAGTTCATTGCTACTAaaaatgccagaattagccaatttatttattttgtcatacgtaaaaaaagagaaaagacaggAAAGGCAGTAACAGTTTCCCCTCTGAGGATCAATAACATGATTTCATATCTCGAAATATATTTaagaaatacataaaatgtataaaaacctACATGAATCCATCAGTACagtccaagtgtgtgtgtgtgtgtgtgtgtgtgtgatgtgatgtgatgtgatgtgatgtgaggtgtgttcctgtgtgtgtgtgtgtgtgtgtgtgtgtgtgtgtgatgtgatgtgatgtgatgtgatgtgaggtgtgttcctgtgtgtgtgtgtgtgtgtgtgtgtgtgtgtgtgtgtgtgtgtgtgtgtgtgtgtgtgtgtctgtgatgtgtgtgtgatgtgagttcctctttgtgtgtgtgcttgtgtgtgtgtgtgtgtgtgtgtgatgtgtgttcctctttgtgtgagtgtgtgtgtgtgtttgtttggacTAAAAAAGGTTGCACATGATCTTGGTAAGCAACTTTTAGTgcataaaaagtgaaaaaatgaaGGAGTTGAACCTCATAGTTAAATACGAAATGAGTGGAAAACTACTGTATTCTTCGGGCCTGTGTGTTcatgaaagaaataaaaattaagaataaagaagacttttattttgacagcggTCCCCCCGGAAgtggtgtttgttgttgtttccccgtGAGGAGAGAAGCCGTTAGCTGAATCCAGATCAGGGAATCCCAAACAGCGTTTGTTAGTTTGTTGATCAGAGATGGAGCGACACCGGGAACACACGGAGGAGACCAAGCCGAGGGGAGAAGGTTAGTCTGACAATCTATATGCTCTCACAACCACgctaagctaacgctagcctgctagctgctagcatgcagCTAGCTCCTGAAGCTAATGTGTTTTTATCAGCGTCACGGTCCTTCAGCTGTTCGTCTGATCCTGTCAAGGACCGGCTGGTTGGGACACGTGTCTGTCCACAGGAGCCTGTTTATAAACGTCAACAACTTGTGTGTTACTGGATGTACTGGCTCtttaaaaaagtatttcaacaGGTAGAAAGTTCAGTGTG
This genomic interval carries:
- the LOC118493376 gene encoding oocyte zinc finger protein XlCOF26-like; this translates as METGADGEDCGGPEPARNSHPLLQPETEDQTGDSSETEVSDGDWEESTQSGLNSLKHDSRCKKTFSCSECGRRFGRKSHLKIHMRIHTGEKPFSCSFCKKSFTQRGSLQKHMTVHTREKTFSCSVCNKRFAWCLQLKRHKCVGRQSSQLHQSQTEENREAESEPQSALNSLKHDSRRDESFSCSECGRRFGQKGNLNRHMMTHTGEKPFSCSVCNESFAQKGDVQRHMRTHTGEMPLSCSECGRRFKDRRNLMRHVRTHTGEKPFSCMFCKKSFTQRGNLQTHIIIHTGEKPFSCSVCTKSFARIGDLQRHRRTHTGERPFSCTVCSKSFTQSGDVQRHMSVHRKEEEEGGGGRR